A stretch of the Uranotaenia lowii strain MFRU-FL chromosome 3, ASM2978415v1, whole genome shotgun sequence genome encodes the following:
- the LOC129757915 gene encoding uncharacterized protein LOC129757915, translated as MEKRKNKRNRKKGTTIVKKWSEYTAMAQAENNYNNYDPKQTTTACPSASSYQDATTQESPKNSRSTSRTHWLQPLSNLDDSCMEGRSIETVVPGPYQSDGGAASEDRKLATQLRRCPALIVATNRS; from the exons atggaaaaaagaaaaaataagcgAAACCGAAAAAAAGGAACAACAATAGTGAAAAAATGGTCGGAGTACACCGCCATGGCCCAGGCGGAAAATAATTATAACAATTATGATCCGAAACAAACAACAACGGCATGTCCATCGGCCAGCAGCTATCAAG atgCTACGACCCAAGAATCACCTAAAAACTCTCGTAGTACGTCCCGGACCCATTGGCTGCAGCCCCTTTCAAATTTGGACGACAGTTGCATGGAAGGTAGGTCAATTGAAACCGTCGTACCTGGTCCGTATCAAAGTGATGGTGGTGCCGCATCTGAGGACCGCAAGCTGGCTACCCAACTGCGCAGATGTCCTGCTCTGATAGTGGCAACAAATCGGAGCTGA